The nucleotide sequence GTAATACCTGTATTAATCGTAGTAGCTTTTATTATTTATTATTACGTTATGGGAAATCCTGAAAACTTCCAGGGAAATAATGTTAATAATCTTCCAAAACCAGGTAACTATCTTGGGATTATTTTTAAAGGTGGGATAATTGTTCCGATACTAATGGGAATTTTAATGATGGTTATTACCTTTTCAATTGAAAGATGGATAACTATTACAAAAGCAAAAGGAAAAGGAAGTATTTCAGCTTTTGTGATTCGCGTTTATCAAAAATTATCTCCAAAAGAAATTGACTCTGCAATACAGGAATGTGACAGGCAAAGAGGTTCGGTTGCAAATGTAATTAAGGCAGGTTTATTAAAATATCAGCAGGTATTCGGTGTAAAGGAAATGAATAAGGATCAAAAAATTGTTACCATTAAACAAGAAATTGAGGAAGCAACATCACTTGAGATGCCAATTCTGGAACAAAACCTCGTAATTCTTGCGACTATCGCACCTCTTGCAACCCTTATGGGATTGCTCGGAACAGTGCTTGGAATGATCAGGGCTTTTGCTGCGCTTGCAACTGCTGGTGCACCTGACGCAATTGCACTTGCAACCGGTATTTCGGAAGCACTTATTAATACTGCCTTTGGTATCGGTTCTTCTGCTTTAGCAATTATTTTTTACAATTATTTTACAACCAAGATCGACAAAATGACTTATGCTATTGATGAAGCTGGTGTTGCTATAGTACAGAACTTTTCGTCGCACCATAGTTAAAAAATTTATTAATTATTCAACCGGTTTGTAATTATGCCAAAAGTAAAAGTACCTCGTAAAAGTACATTGATCGATATGACTGCAATGTGTGATGTTGCATTCTTGTTGTTGACATTCTTCATGTTGACTACTCAATTTAAAGCAGATGAATCTGTTATAGTTGATACTCCATCATCAATATCAGAAATTAAACTACCCGATACTGACATTCTCAACATAACCGTTTCCAACGATGGACGTGTTTTTTTCCATATTGATAATAAAAACGATACTCGTGTACGTCTGCTTCAAAGAATAAGCGAAAAATATCCGGAATTAGAATTTACTCCTGAAGAAATCAAAGCATTTGAACTCACAGGAAATGTTGGTGTTCCCCTTTCACAGTTAAAGGGATATTTAGATTTAGAAGATGTTGAAAGAAAAGCTTATAATCAGCCAGGAATACCTGTTGATTCTACAAATAACGAACTCGGTATGTGGATTATGCAAGGCAGACTTACTAATCCAAATGTTCGTATTACAATTAAAGGTGATCAAGCTTGTCCGTGGCCAGTTATGAAAAAAGTAATGGATACACTTCAGGATAAAAACGTAAATAAGTTTAACCTTATTACCGATCTCGAAACTGATCCTAACAAATTGAAAGGGATTTAAGTAATGGCTGAATTAGAACAAAAACAAGGTGGTAAGAAGGGTAAGAAAAAGGGTCGCAAAAAAATGTCCACAAGAATTGACCTAACTCCAATGGTTGATCTTGGATTTCTGCTTGTAACATTTTTTATGTTAACGACCACTTTCAGTAAACCCCAAACGATGGAAATTAATCTACCTGTAAAACCAAAGGGAGAAGTAAAAGAAGAGGAACAAAATGCACTGAAAGCATCAAAAGCTTTTAATATTATAATTGATGGTGAAAACAGACTTTTTTGGTATCGCGGATTGCCACAAGAAGCTGTTGAACCATTGGTTGAAACAAATTACACTGCGGATGGTATAAGGAAAGTACTATTGGAACGAAATAGTTCAATCCCGGATATGGTTGTTCTAATAAAGCCAACAAATGAAGCAAATTATAAAAACGTTGTTGATATCCTGGATGAAATGAATATTTCCAATATAAAGCGATATGCATTAGTTGATATTACACCAGATGATCTTAAAGCACTTCAAAATTATAAAGAAGGTAAGTAATTATGACAGAAGAAAAGAAAAATCAAACTGACATTGAAGAGCTTATCTTTGCTAAAAAGAACAAGGAATATGGAGCTTATAAGTTAAGAAAAGCTTATAAGACATACCTTGCACTTGCAATGTGGATAGCAATTTTTGTTGTTCTAATGGTTACTACAGGTCCAGCTGTTTACAGAATGATAAACCCGGAAACAGTAGAAGTTACTAAAAAGAGAGTAGTACAAATAACTCAGTTGGAACAGCCACCATCAATTGGTGAGCAGAAAGAAATAGAGCAGGTTGAAGCTCCGCCGCCTTTAAAGTCCACTATCAAATTTACTCCACCTGTTGTAAAACCTGATGAACAAGTTAAAGATGAATATATTCCTACTGTTGATGAATTGAAAGAAGTTGATCCGGGAACTGAAACACAGGAAGGTAATCCTGAAGGCGTTGATTACAGTTTAATAGAAGTTGAAGAAAAAGTAGTCGAAAAAGAAGAAGCACCAACCTATTTCGTAGCAGTTGAAGAAATGCCTGAACCAATTGGCGGTATCAAAGCCATTCAGGAAAGAATTTCGTATCCTGAAATTGCTAAGAGAGCCGGTGTTGAAGGAAAGGTTTACATCCTCGCATTTGTGAATGAAAACGGAGACGTTACCAAAGCGCAGATTCTCAAAGGAATCGGCGCAGGCTGCGATGAAGCTGCACGTGATGCCGTCTTACAAACCAAATTTAAACCTGGTAAGCAGAGAGGAGTGCCTGTAAAAGTTCAGGTCTCCATACCGATTGTATTCAAGCTTCAGTAATTTGATATTCGACCAAAGGAAGTTATGCTTTGTCCATAATGAGCATCTTCAATCTTGCCATGTCTCTCATCTATATTGGAGCAGGTATGTTTCTTATTTTAGGTAAAAATATTTTCAGTTTTACAGATTTTCAGAAAATTGGTTTAGGAGTAATACTAATCGCTTACGGAACTTTCAGAACCTATAGTTCGATAAAAAAATTATTGGGGAAAGAGGAAGAGAATGAAAGTTAATTTATTCACTTCATTTATTGTTTGTGCAGCACTATTCTTATCAAACTGTAAAAGTTCTGATTCTCCATCGGATACACCTACTTACGGAAAAATTGCAATCTCCGTTGATGAAACTTTCAAACCACTGATTGAATCTGAAGTCGATACCTTCCAGAAAATTTATGAATACGCTGAAGTTACAGTAAAATACAAAACTGAAATTGACGCATTTTATGATCTGATGGAGACGGATATCAGGCTGATCATTGTTCCGAGAACACTTAATAAGACAGAACTTGAAGTATTTGAGAAATGGGAAATAGTTCCCAAGATCACCAAGATTGCTTACGATGGTGTTGCTTTAATCGGAAGTAAAGACCTAAAAGATTCTACACTAACTATAAAAGAAATCGGTGAACTTCTGAAAGGGGAAAATATACCGGGATTTAAGGATACGAAAATTATTTTCGATAATAGCAAGTCAAGCACGATTCGGTTTTTAAAAGAAAAAACAGGCGCATCTGAATTATCAAAAAATTGTTTTGCACTTGACTCCAATACTGCAGTACTAAATTATGTGGCTGCAGAAAAAAATTGTATTGGTGTTGTTGGAGTAAATTGGATCAGCGATTCAGATGATACTACCAGGTTGAGTTTTTTAAAATCGGTTAAGGTACTCGAGATAGCGATGACAAAAGATGATGATTTTTATAAACCTTATCAGGCGTATATTGCACAAAAGTATTATCCTTTGTGGCGTGAAGTTTATATAATCAGTAAAGAAGCTTACACAGGTTTGGGAACTGGTTTAACTGCGTTTATTGCAAGTGAAAGAGGTCAACGCATCGTACTAAAATTTGGTTTGGTACCTGCAACAATGCCTGTAAGACTTGTAGAATTAGTAGAAAATGAAGACTTATACATTAAACAGGAATAAACGATGTCTCGTAAAAATATTCTATACATACTTTTCTTACTTCTTTTCATTCCCATAAGCTTATGCGCCCAGGATATTACATCTGGTGTGAAGCTGATCAGAAATGAAAAATATAATGATGCAAAAAAATATTTTAAAGGGTTCCTATCTTCAACGTCAGCGTCTGAAGCATATTTCTATCTTGGAGAAATTTATATGATCGAAGAGAATGTAGATTCAGCGAGGATTTGTTATACAAAAGGAATGGAATCTAATAAAGATTTTGCGCTTAATTATGCCGGTATGGTTAGACTAAATGTGCTTAATGGAAATGATTCAGAAATTGCTAAGAACAGAAACCAAGCTTTCGACTTAAGTGATGAAGAAAATCCAAAAGTTTATATTGTAATTGCTGAAGCTTTTATGCACATTAAATACTTTGACACTGCTATGCAGATAATGGATAAAGCATTGGCGAACAAACTAAAAACAGCGGATATTTTTATTACAATTGGGAAAATATATCTCGGGAAAATCAACGGCACAGAAGCAATAAAGAATTTTGAAGAAGCTTTAAGAATTGAACCGGAGAACCCTGAAGCTCTTTCACTAAAAGCCAGAGTTTATTCGCTTATAAGTAATTACAATTCAGCAATTTCACTTCTCGAAGAAGCAATCGCAAGCGACTCCACCTATTCACCGGCATACAAAGAACTCTCAGATGTTTATTCAAATATTAATAATTATTCTAAAGCTGCTGAGTATTACCTGAAGTATATCAACAAATCAGAAACAAATAATGAAAAACTAAAAAGGTATGCTTCAATTTTATACCTTAATAAAGACTACCGGAAAGCCATTGACATTCTTGAAGAATTAGTAAGTAAAGATCCTGATAATTCGTCTTTAGTTAGAATTCTTGCATATTCATACTTCAAATTGGATGACATCGAAAATAGCAAGTCATACTTCCAAAAATTATTTTCGATGTCCGATGATAAATATCTGCCAAGTGATTATGAGAATTATGCTGAGTTGCTGAGTAAAACCGGGAATGATTCCTTAGCGATAGAATATTTAGCTAAGGTAGTTCAAGCAGACAGCTCACGCAATGATGTTTACGGAAAAATGTCTATCCTCTACTACAAGAATAAAAATTGGGATGGTGTTATCAGTTCACTTAATAGAAAAAAGGATTTAACTGCTCAGGAATATTTTGATCTTGGTAAAGCATATTATTTCACTCAAAAATATAATGAAGCTGATAGTGCTTTCAGTACGCTGGCATCAAAAGTTCCTGATCTCGCAATTGCTTATTTCTGGCAGGCAAGAGTTAAAGCTAATTTCGATCCTGAATCAGTTGAAGGTCTTGCAAAACCTTACTATGAACAGTTCATCACAATATCACAAGAGGATACGACTAAATTTAAAAAAGAACTTATTGAAGCTTACTCCTACCTCGGCTATTATTATTATTTGAAAACTGATAATGCAAACTCGAAATTATACTGGCAGAAGGTTTATGCACTTGATCCTAAGAATGCGCAAGCTGTTGAAGCTTTAAAAAGTTTATAATAAAAATATTTTTCTTATTTCTTAAAAGCGTTCTTAAACAGGACGCTTTTTTGTTTTAAATAAATTATTCCTCCAACGTAGATAGATTTCCCGGATCAATTCCCAAAGCTTTTGCTTTTAAAACTCTTCTCATAATTTTTCCGCTTCTAGTTTTGGGAAGTGAATCAACAATTTCGATACGTTCAGGCTTTGCTATTGGACCGACTTCGTGACCAACGTGCTGTCTTAACTCTTCAATCAGCTTATCTGATTTTTCATAGCCTGTTCTTAAAATTACAAACGCGTGTATTGCATTCCCTTTTATTTCGTGAGGCAGTCCAATAGCTGCGGCTTCTGCAACAGCAGGATGACTTACAAAAGCACTTTCTATTTCTGCAGTACCTAGTCTATATCCTGAAACTTTTATTACGTCATCTACTCTGCCAATCACCCAATAGTAACCATCTTCATCTCTTCTGGCGGAATCACCTGTCATATAAACACCTGGAAATCTTGACCAGTATTGCTGGACGTATCTTTCAGGATCATTCCATATTGTTCTGAGCATTGCTGGCCAGGGAGTTTTAATTACTAGAAATCCTTCTTCATTGTCTGCAACTGATTTACCTTCTTCATCAACAACATCCACTTTTAGTCCTGGGAATGGTTTGGTTCCTGAACCTGGTTTTAATGGTGTACATGGCATCGGTGTAATCATAAACATTCCTGTTTCTGTTTGCCACCAGGTATCCATAATTGGACAGCGTTCACCGCCGACAACTTTATGATACCATCTCCATGCTTCAGGATTTATTGGTTCACCAACACTTCCGAGTAATCTTAGTGAAGAGAGATTGTGTCTTTTAACCCAGGCATCACCGAATCTCATAAAACCTCTGATTGCAGTTGGAGCTGTGTAAAGAATATTGATTCCATATTTTTCGATCATTCCCCACCATCTGCTTGGATAAGGATAAGTCGGCGCTCCTTCATACATAAAAGAAGTCGCACCATTTAGAAGAGGTCCATAAACAATATAACTATGTCCTGTAACCCAGCCTGGATCTGCGGCACACCAAAACCGGTCTTCTTCGTGAATGTCGAAAACATATTTCAGAGTTGTGTACATACCAACCATATAACCGCCGTGAGTATGTACGATTGCTTTAGGCTTACCAGTCGTTCCGGAAGTGTATAGAAGATAGAGCGGATCCTCAGCATCCATTATCTCTATATCGCATGAATTTCCTGCGATAGGCAACGACATCAAATCGTGATACCACATATCTCTTCCAAATTCCATATTAACTTCGTGACCGGTTCGTTTAACTACTAAAACGCTTTCAACAGTTGCTGCTCTTTGAAGTGCTTCGTCAGCAATCTTTTTCAACTCAACAATTTTTCCTCTCTGGTAAGCACCATCGGCAACAATTAAAACTTTAGACTGACTATCTTCCAATCTTTCACGCAATGCTTCAACCGAAAAGCCACCATAAACAACAGAATGAATTGCACCAATCCTTGCACAGGCAAGCATTGCCATTACAATTTCAGGAATTCTTCCCATATAAATTGTCACACGATCACCTTTTTTAACACCAAGACTTCTGAGAACGTTTGCAAAGCGGCATGTTTCTCTCTTCAAAGCAAAATAAGACAAAGATCTGAAATCACCATTCTCCCCTTCCCAGACAAATGCAACTTTATTACGCCGGTAAGTTTCGCAATGAACATCAAGACAATTATATGCGATATTCGTTTTTCCGTTTACAAACCATTTGAAGAAAGGTTTTTTGGAATCATCAAGTACTTTATCCCACTTTTGAAACCAGTGAAGATTTTTAGCTTCATTTTCCCAAAAACCGATATAATCTTTGTCAGCTGATTGATATAACTGCTGGCATTTTGCATTAGAATTTTTAATGATTTCTTCGGTTGGATAATAAACATCGCCGGAGAGTTTTTTATCTGTCATAATTAGTTTCCTCCATTTGCAGGATTATTATTATATCGTCCTGACGTATAGTGTTAACTGGCAATCAATTTATTTATTTAATGGTTATTTATTTTTCTATTCTCTGCTATCTGCTGAAAGTAAAACTCAATATTTTTACATTGAGATAGATGTTTCATTCAGTTTGTTATGCTCGGATCATTAACTAAACTATTTAAGAGCTACACTATTTATACCTTACATTATCTTCCAGACTGCTACCGGGCTGCACCCACTCTTTAATGGTTTTAATCTTATGATCATCAAGTTTTGCACCCGGATGAGTAAATGTATAAATCGGCAGCGGCATATTTTCTTTTTCAATTTCCTCAACTATTTCCTCATATATTTTTTCTCTTTTCTCAGCTTCATATTTATCCCACTCAGAAAAGTTAAGATGCTTTCTTCCATCATTCACATCTCCGGCAACTAGAAAGGAAACCGGTGCAATGTGAGAATACCACGGCCAATCTGTTTCGTTGGAGTGACAATCGTAACACGATTCGCGCAATATTGAAGCAACTTTTTCGGGTGCATTAATATCCCAACTGATTGAAGGATTTGTTCGTTCAACAGGTACAAATTGGATCCCAACTAAAATTACTACCAATGCAATTACAATTTTTTTCATTTGAATTAACTCTCTGATTATTTAAAAAATTTATCAATTGATAAGCCGGGTATTTTTATTCTCAATCAACTTATCAGCAATTGATTATACTAACTTTGGTCCTGCAGCAATAATTTCTTTCTCTGTATCAGCTTCATATTCTCTGAAGTTATTCACAAACATAACTGCCAGTTTTTTTGCCATTTCATCATAAGCATTTTTATCTTTCCATGTATTTCTCGGATTTAAAACATCAGCAGGTACACCTTCGCAGGATTTTGGAACTTTTAAATTAAATACAGGATCAGTCTCATAATCAATATTTTCAAGTTTTCCATGGAGAGCTGCATTTAACATTGCTCTTGTATATTGAATTTTCATACGTGAGCCGACACCATAAGGACCACCAGTCCAGCCAGTGTTGACAAGCCAGCATTTCACGTTGTGCTTTTTAATTTTCTCACCCAAAAGTTTTGCATAAACAGTAGGATGCCAAACCATAAACGGAGCCCCGAAGCAAGTGCTGAATGTAGCTTTCGGTTCAGTAACTCCTTTTTCTGTTCCTGCTACTTTTGCAGTATATCCGGAGATGAAATGATACATCGCCTGTTCTGTTGAAAGTTTAGAAATAGGCGGCAAAACACCAAATGCATCAGCAGTCAGCATAATAAGATTTTTCGGATGACCAGCTTTTCCTTCTTCAACAATATTTTCTATATGTGTAAGTGGATACGCAGCCCGTGTATTTTCAGTGAAAGTGTCATCGTTTAAATCTATTCTTCTGGTTTGTGCATCAATCTGGACATTTTCAAGTATAGTACCGAATCTTCTGGTTGTATCATAAATTTCCGGTTCTGCTTCTTCAGAAAGGCGGATAACTTTAGCATAACATCCTCCTTCATAATTAAATACTCCATCTTCACTCCAGCCATGTTCATCATCGCCGATTAGTTTTCTTCCCGGATCGGCAGAGAGAGTAGTCTTTCCGGTGCCGGATAATCCAAAAAATAACGCAACATCTCCGTGTTCTCCAAGATTAGCAGAGCAGTGCATTGACATAACATGATCAATAGGCATCAGGTAATTGAGAATAGTAAAAATTGATTTTTTAATCTCACCGGCATAGCTGGTTCCACCAATGAGTACAAGTTTCTTTCCAAAATTTATTATGATGAAAACTTCGGAGTTGGTATTATCAGACTGCGGATACGCGTGAAAGTTTGGCATCTGCATAACAGTAAACTGAGGAACATGATTTTCAAGCTCTGAAGAATCATTATATCTTCTGAACATGTTTCTCGCAAACAGATTATGCCAGGCAGCTTCAGTTATAACCCTGATAGGCAGACGATATTTTTCGTCAGCACAAACATAGCAGTCTTCAACATAAAGATCTTTCCCCTGTATATAAGCCATCATCTTTGCGAAGAGACGATTAAAATCTTCTTCAGTCATTGATTTATTTGCTTTACCCCACCAGATATTTTTTTCGCTTGATGGTTCTTTAACAATAAATTTATCATTCGGACTTCTTCCGGTGTGATGTCCGGTTCTTACTACAATCGGTCCTAAATGAGCAAGCAATCCTTCTCTTCTCCTAACCACCTGTTCGTATAATGCAGGCGTTCCATAATTATAAAAGACTTCACGGATATTACGTATTCCCTGTGCCTCTAATTCTTTAATTACTTTATCTTTAAGAATCATTTTTACTCCTTAGTTTTCATGAAAGTTATATTTTAAAATAATTGTTACATCAAATCCGAAAAATCATATTCAATATTCTCTTCACAATAAAATGGTTCGCCGTATTTTTTTCGTATCTGGAAACCATAAAATTCTGCACGCGTTCTGACGTAATCGAGAAATTCCGGTTTACTGATAAATGTGTCTTCCTTTTTTGACCTTGGATTATGAAACTGGCTTTTATACTTGCCGACTGATTCCATTTTCTTTTGGAAATGCTCAGAGATGTCCACGATAAACGTTGGTTGAAACAGATATGTTTGCATATAATAAAATAGCTTTTTGGGTCTATATTGAATCTGGGACTTTCCGGCAAACTTTGTTTTGAATTTTTCCAGACCAGAACTAAAAAATGCTCTCTTTACTAAATTGCTCACATCCATGTGGTCCGGATGACGATCGTTAGAGTAAGGAGCAAAAACTATCTTTGGTTTGTATTTCCGAATAAGTACAACAACACTCCTGAGATTTTCTTGTGAAGCTAAGATATTGCCATCAGGAATACCAAGATTTTCGTGAGCTTTCAGATTAAGAATTTTTGAAGCAGCAGCCGTTTCTTTTGCACGTAATTTTACGTTGCCTCTTGTGCTTAGTTCGGCTTTAGACAAATCGGCAACACCAACCTTCAATCCCTTCGAAGTAAATTTCGCAATCGTTCCGCCCATTGATAGTTCTGCGTCATCAGGATGAGCTGCAAATACAAGAATATCTAATTCCATCGTTTAAACTTTTTCCTTTTTGAAGATATGAAATAATCCAAATATACTTTTACCGATCGAACAGTCAAAAAATATATTTTGTTCTAATTTCCCTTCTAAAATAAGTTTTATAAATAACATTTTTCACCATTAAGAAATATTTGATTTTTATCAACTAATGTTTAATTTGTAGTAATTCTTTTTACGGTCAAACCATTTTATAATAACGGAGTAATAATGAAATACCTTGCAACCGCAGTACTTATTTGTTCAATGTTCCTGACTGTTAGTAATGCACAGCCTGCATATCAATGGGTTCTAAAAAGATCAGGAAGCAGTCTCGGAGGACCAATAGATTATCACAATTTCAATCCTGATATAGTTTACTATGGCTCGAATGCTACTATTTACAAAAGCACTGATCGCGGTGAAACTTTTTCAGCCACAGGAACCAACGTACCTGGTTCTTCAGAAATAAAAGCAATATTGCTTGATGATAGTAACCCCGGAACTTTTCTTGTAGCAATTGAATCTTCACCTGAGAAAATTATGAAAACTACCAACGACGGTCAAACCTGGACAACATCTCTTAATAATGTAACATTTTCTTATTTCGGAATTCCAATAACAGAAGATCCATCACACCCTGACACAGTATATACAATGAACGGAGTTAATTTCCTTCGCTCGCCTGATTTTGGTGATACATGGATTACATTATCCTCTAATACTGGTTCGAACTCTGCACCTTGCGATATTGAAGTTTTCCCTGATACTAGTATAATTTTAATTGGTGATAACGGAACCGGAATATTCCGGAGTACAGATTATGGTGTTACATGGTCACAAGCATATAGTACTTCAGGTGAAATACCGACAATCTCTATTAATTATACAACACCGGGAATAGCCTGGGCTACTAAATGGGGCGGTGGTGGTGGATTATTAAAATCAACTAATTATGGTTCTACATGGAATTTGCAATCTGGTTTTACCGGAACGAGTATGTGGGGAGTTCACGTTCAACCAACAGACGGAAATATGGTTATTGCTGGTTGTTATTCCTGTGGAGCTTCATGGAGAACAAAAAATGGTGGACAAACCTGGACTCAAATTTCAATTGGCGGATCAAACTATCAATATTCAATTGTTGATTCAATGACACAGTTTGCTGCTCAAAGCAGCGGATTTTATAAACTGGAATCTCAATACTTTATTCCTGTTGAATTGGCTTCATTCGTCGCTGAATTATCCGGTAATGATGTAACACTTAGCTGGACAACGGCAACTGAGCTAAACAATCAAGGTTTTGAAATTGAACAAAGTTTTGATAACCAAAACTTCAATAAAATAGGATTCGTACCGGGATTTGGAACAACAACTGAAATGAAATCATATTCTTTCATCATTCCTGATGTCAATGCGGTTGTTCAGTATTATAGATTAAAACAAATTGATTTTGACGGAACATCAACAACTTTTAATTCTGTTGAAGTAACAGGACCAATGCCAGATAATTTTGTACTTAACCAAAATCATCCAAATCCATTTAATCCTTCAACAACTATTTCGTTCACATTACCCGTCGAATCGTATGTAACAATAAAATTATTTAATATGCTTGGACAGGAAGTTGCTAAGATTGCAGATGGAAGTTTTCAAACCGGGAGCCATAACTTTGAGTTTAACGCACAGAACTTAACAAGTGGTGCTTACATTTATACGTTAGAAGCTAATGGAGTGAATGGACAGGTGTTCAAATCAACAAAGAAAATGTTGCTGCTGCGTTAAAGAATTATCATTGATATAATTTTGTTTTTCATTTATTATGAAGTCCCGGTTTTCGGGACTTTTTAATTCAGGAGATACCTATGAAAATAAATTTTATTCTTGTTTTAGCTTTTATTTCTTTCATCGCTTATGCAAATATCGATTATCTGCATGGAATTGTTGGGATGACTTTAAGAGATGGAGGAATCGGTTGTATCTGTCACAATATTGAATCTAACGATTCTGTTTTTGTTTGGATTGAAGGACCGGATAGTGTAAAAAGAAATTCTACCCAACAGTTTAAACTATTTATGAGCGGTGGTCCGGCAATTGCCGGTGGTTTTAATTTAGCAAGTTATTTTGGGGAACTCGACTCTGTTGACACTTTAACACATGTAATGTTCGGCGAACTAACTCACACGCAGCCAAATCCATTCATAAATGATACTGTATCTTGGAATTTTTTATATACCGCACCCGATTCAATTTTAACTGATACGATTTATTCTGTCGGAAACAGTGTTAATTGGGACAGCATACCAAGTAA is from Ignavibacteriota bacterium and encodes:
- a CDS encoding biopolymer transporter ExbD, producing MPKVKVPRKSTLIDMTAMCDVAFLLLTFFMLTTQFKADESVIVDTPSSISEIKLPDTDILNITVSNDGRVFFHIDNKNDTRVRLLQRISEKYPELEFTPEEIKAFELTGNVGVPLSQLKGYLDLEDVERKAYNQPGIPVDSTNNELGMWIMQGRLTNPNVRITIKGDQACPWPVMKKVMDTLQDKNVNKFNLITDLETDPNKLKGI
- a CDS encoding phosphate ABC transporter substrate-binding protein, PhoT family, whose translation is MKVNLFTSFIVCAALFLSNCKSSDSPSDTPTYGKIAISVDETFKPLIESEVDTFQKIYEYAEVTVKYKTEIDAFYDLMETDIRLIIVPRTLNKTELEVFEKWEIVPKITKIAYDGVALIGSKDLKDSTLTIKEIGELLKGENIPGFKDTKIIFDNSKSSTIRFLKEKTGASELSKNCFALDSNTAVLNYVAAEKNCIGVVGVNWISDSDDTTRLSFLKSVKVLEIAMTKDDDFYKPYQAYIAQKYYPLWREVYIISKEAYTGLGTGLTAFIASERGQRIVLKFGLVPATMPVRLVELVENEDLYIKQE
- the acs gene encoding acetate--CoA ligase; the encoded protein is MTDKKLSGDVYYPTEEIIKNSNAKCQQLYQSADKDYIGFWENEAKNLHWFQKWDKVLDDSKKPFFKWFVNGKTNIAYNCLDVHCETYRRNKVAFVWEGENGDFRSLSYFALKRETCRFANVLRSLGVKKGDRVTIYMGRIPEIVMAMLACARIGAIHSVVYGGFSVEALRERLEDSQSKVLIVADGAYQRGKIVELKKIADEALQRAATVESVLVVKRTGHEVNMEFGRDMWYHDLMSLPIAGNSCDIEIMDAEDPLYLLYTSGTTGKPKAIVHTHGGYMVGMYTTLKYVFDIHEEDRFWCAADPGWVTGHSYIVYGPLLNGATSFMYEGAPTYPYPSRWWGMIEKYGINILYTAPTAIRGFMRFGDAWVKRHNLSSLRLLGSVGEPINPEAWRWYHKVVGGERCPIMDTWWQTETGMFMITPMPCTPLKPGSGTKPFPGLKVDVVDEEGKSVADNEEGFLVIKTPWPAMLRTIWNDPERYVQQYWSRFPGVYMTGDSARRDEDGYYWVIGRVDDVIKVSGYRLGTAEIESAFVSHPAVAEAAAIGLPHEIKGNAIHAFVILRTGYEKSDKLIEELRQHVGHEVGPIAKPERIEIVDSLPKTRSGKIMRRVLKAKALGIDPGNLSTLEE
- a CDS encoding MotA/TolQ/ExbB proton channel family protein, whose amino-acid sequence is MGNPENFQGNNVNNLPKPGNYLGIIFKGGIIVPILMGILMMVITFSIERWITITKAKGKGSISAFVIRVYQKLSPKEIDSAIQECDRQRGSVANVIKAGLLKYQQVFGVKEMNKDQKIVTIKQEIEEATSLEMPILEQNLVILATIAPLATLMGLLGTVLGMIRAFAALATAGAPDAIALATGISEALINTAFGIGSSALAIIFYNYFTTKIDKMTYAIDEAGVAIVQNFSSHHS
- a CDS encoding tetratricopeptide repeat protein, translating into MSRKNILYILFLLLFIPISLCAQDITSGVKLIRNEKYNDAKKYFKGFLSSTSASEAYFYLGEIYMIEENVDSARICYTKGMESNKDFALNYAGMVRLNVLNGNDSEIAKNRNQAFDLSDEENPKVYIVIAEAFMHIKYFDTAMQIMDKALANKLKTADIFITIGKIYLGKINGTEAIKNFEEALRIEPENPEALSLKARVYSLISNYNSAISLLEEAIASDSTYSPAYKELSDVYSNINNYSKAAEYYLKYINKSETNNEKLKRYASILYLNKDYRKAIDILEELVSKDPDNSSLVRILAYSYFKLDDIENSKSYFQKLFSMSDDKYLPSDYENYAELLSKTGNDSLAIEYLAKVVQADSSRNDVYGKMSILYYKNKNWDGVISSLNRKKDLTAQEYFDLGKAYYFTQKYNEADSAFSTLASKVPDLAIAYFWQARVKANFDPESVEGLAKPYYEQFITISQEDTTKFKKELIEAYSYLGYYYYLKTDNANSKLYWQKVYALDPKNAQAVEALKSL
- a CDS encoding heme-binding domain-containing protein, which produces MKKIVIALVVILVGIQFVPVERTNPSISWDINAPEKVASILRESCYDCHSNETDWPWYSHIAPVSFLVAGDVNDGRKHLNFSEWDKYEAEKREKIYEEIVEEIEKENMPLPIYTFTHPGAKLDDHKIKTIKEWVQPGSSLEDNVRYK
- a CDS encoding phosphoenolpyruvate carboxykinase, with amino-acid sequence MILKDKVIKELEAQGIRNIREVFYNYGTPALYEQVVRRREGLLAHLGPIVVRTGHHTGRSPNDKFIVKEPSSEKNIWWGKANKSMTEEDFNRLFAKMMAYIQGKDLYVEDCYVCADEKYRLPIRVITEAAWHNLFARNMFRRYNDSSELENHVPQFTVMQMPNFHAYPQSDNTNSEVFIIINFGKKLVLIGGTSYAGEIKKSIFTILNYLMPIDHVMSMHCSANLGEHGDVALFFGLSGTGKTTLSADPGRKLIGDDEHGWSEDGVFNYEGGCYAKVIRLSEEAEPEIYDTTRRFGTILENVQIDAQTRRIDLNDDTFTENTRAAYPLTHIENIVEEGKAGHPKNLIMLTADAFGVLPPISKLSTEQAMYHFISGYTAKVAGTEKGVTEPKATFSTCFGAPFMVWHPTVYAKLLGEKIKKHNVKCWLVNTGWTGGPYGVGSRMKIQYTRAMLNAALHGKLENIDYETDPVFNLKVPKSCEGVPADVLNPRNTWKDKNAYDEMAKKLAVMFVNNFREYEADTEKEIIAAGPKLV
- a CDS encoding biopolymer transporter ExbD, giving the protein MAELEQKQGGKKGKKKGRKKMSTRIDLTPMVDLGFLLVTFFMLTTTFSKPQTMEINLPVKPKGEVKEEEQNALKASKAFNIIIDGENRLFWYRGLPQEAVEPLVETNYTADGIRKVLLERNSSIPDMVVLIKPTNEANYKNVVDILDEMNISNIKRYALVDITPDDLKALQNYKEGK